In Quercus lobata isolate SW786 chromosome 12, ValleyOak3.0 Primary Assembly, whole genome shotgun sequence, a genomic segment contains:
- the LOC115970063 gene encoding uncharacterized protein LOC115970063: protein MWKAEDLLLRSKTTVVGAVKCELSTGFRPLSLVIGAVIVIDSHRSGQRLEEKMSNVDGVVTVLLNDVKVALDGHSNLGDEVAKLVMEVSNLSTLILKEPPNAEVEKKMDAIVVTINKLVSELAKKNEQKKTWLGEDHA from the coding sequence ATGTGGAAGGCTGAAGATCTCCTTTTGCGTAGCAAGACTACTGTTGTTGGTGCTGTCAAGTGCGAATTATCCACTGGATTTAGGCCACTCAGTCTTGTTATTGGAGCTGTGATCGTGATTGATTCTCACCGGAGTGGTCAGCGATTGGAAGAAAAGATGTCTAATGTGGATGGGGTTGTGACTGTGTTGTTGAATGATGTGAAAGTAGCTCTAGATGGACACTCCAATCTTGGAGATGAAGTAGCAAAGCTTGTAATGGAAGTTTCAAATCTTTCTACACTCATTTTGAAGGAGCCGCCCAATGCAGAGGTGGAGAAAAAAATGGATGCTATTGTAGTTACAATAAACAAACTGGTTTCTGAGCTTGCTAAGAAAAATGAGCAGAAGAAGACATGGCTTGGGGAAGATCATGCATGA
- the LOC115972445 gene encoding RING-H2 finger protein ATL52-like, protein MGTLENPKTWIPYTNKDCSQGFCSFHCPQWCNFMLPPPPPFEFPDDNSSPNFSPLVIAIIGILASAFLLVSYYTIISKYCGNPDSARSREDHESNEELEENHNPSLHEPWHIATTGLDEALIKSITVYKYKKGEGLVEGTDCSVCLSEFEEDESIRLLPKCNHAFHLPCIDTWLKSHANCPLCRANIVSFNATPIPLPAPVTELPSTNETLPISQPANENITLAQDIAGGVTEEESVRGDIVPKSPFRAFSDLGNSEERDTIIEIRDGGYQHIRRSFSMDLLCQSRVSVADILCMNQGEDVQVEECSAEASSSKQLAGEDGKSSHRNRVLHFVMSPIAMKRQFSSGRFFLTRHGRRPHAIIPV, encoded by the coding sequence ATGGGAACTctagaaaatccaaaaacttGGATACCATATACGAACAAAGACTGTTCTCAAGGCTTTTGTAGCTTTCACTGTCCCCAATGGTGCAACTTCATGCTCCCACCTCCACCTCCCTTTGAATTCCCTGATGACAATTCTAGTCCAAATTTCTCCCCTCTTGTTATTGCAATCATTGGCATTTTGGCAAGTGCTTTCCTTCTTGTAAGTTACTACACCATAATATCCAAGTATTGTGGCAACCCGGACTCAGCAAGAAGCAGAGAAGATCATGAATCCAATGAAGAATTGGAAGAGAATCACAACCCGTCTCTCCATGAACCATGGCATATTGCAACTACTGGCTTAGATGAGGCTCTCATAAAGTCTATTACAGTATACAAGTACAAGAAAGGAGAAGGGTTGGTGGAAGGCACTGATTGTTCTGTTTGTCTCAGTGAATTTGAAGAAGATGAGAGCATAAGGCTCTTGCCAAAGTGTAATCATGCTTTCCATCTCCCATGCATTGACACATGGCTCAAATCACATGCGAATTGCCCTTTATGTCGCGCTAATATAGTGTCTTTCAATGCTACGCCGATTCCATTGCCTGCACCGGTGACAGAATTGCCTTCAACCAATGAAACTTTGCCAATAAGCCAACCGGCAAATGAAAATATAACTCTTGCACAAGACATAGCAGGGGGAGTTACAGAAGAAGAAAGTGTGCGTGGTGATATTGTTCCAAAGTCCCCATTTCGTGCTTTTAGTGATTTGGGCAATTCAGAAGAGAGAGATACCATAATTGAGATTAGAGATGGAGGATATCAGCATATTAGAAGATCGTTTTCGATGGATCTTTTATGCCAAAGCCGTGTCTCTGTTGCTGATATTTTGTGCATGAATCAAGGTGAAGATGTTCAAGTGGAAGAGTGCTCCGCTGAGGCTAGCTCATCTAAACAATTAGCAGGAGAAGATGGGAAGTCTAGCCATCGAAACCGGGTGTTGCATTTTGTAATGAGTCCTATTGCAATGAAGAGACAATTTTCAAGTGGAAGATTCTTTCTCACAAGGCATGGGAGAAGACCACACGCAATCATTCCTGTCTGA